The sequence GgattagtggctctttaaggaaACTACAGTAAAACTGTAAGTCACTAAGCCTAAATTATAAGTTCATTTAATTGATGTCTATGTTGCTGTATATcagttgttttaatgttttacggTTGAATCGGTTGAAGGTGAATCcaatagatttgtatttagtcttctttttaaTTTAATCGAACAAAATTATAGATGTAAAATTCTGATAGACAATTACATGTAGAAAGATATTGAGTGAACAGCACACagtcaacacagagttactgcagctcagaaaatgatgcttatttttacagcctacaacatagaggacAGGGAGTCAATCATAATATACAGCATTAACTACAAGTTACATCTATAATGGTAACTGGGCTGGGGGAAGGTTGGAGgagagtgactacacactgatactGAGTCAGTTacataaaacttaatttatttaggtTCAAACAAACAGTATATAGTTTACATTCCCACTGCAATCTATGTTCCACACTCGTAAAAAATAACAGATTTAGAAGGTTCTTAGAAGACAATGGCTCTATATAGAACTATCAACTCAATTCTTAAAATACCAAGTGCTGCAGATGTAacacaatgctttacatttaatgtaataaatgtttcctTAAACAAATAGAAACTAGGTGATATTAGTAGAAATAACTTGAAACGAGTAGAAAAAAGTAAACATGAATTAGAATGAGTAGAAATTAGTTGAAATAGGTACAAATTAGTTGAAATTAGTAGAAACTTAAAAAATTAGAAACAATTTGAAACAATTTGAAAAGTCAGCATAAATTATTAAAAGTGAGTATAAATTGATAGAAATTAGTTGAAATGAGTAGAAATGAATAGAAACAATTTGTAATTGGTAGAAACGAGTAGAACCAAGTAGAAATTAGTTGGGATGAGTagaaatgagttaaaatgagtaaaaatgagtTGAAAAGAGTAGAAATGAGTACTAATTAATAGAAATTAGCCGAATTTAGTAAAAACGAGTTACTTATTAGTACAAATGAGTAGAAAATAGTGGAAATGAGTATTTGAAGTCCAGTGTGAAAGCTCTGGTCACCTGCGTAGGTGACTGACGTATGTCATCAGGCGCTGCTATATAAGCGCTCGCGCTTCGCCACAGCCCCTTTCATtctgtggtgatgatgatgatgatgctgctcTCGCCTCGCCGCGCGCGCGCTCCCGCGCTGGGGGTGCTGCTCTAAGGGGGACGAGGGTTAAGAAGCCTTCGCGTGACACTGTGGCGCCGCGCGCGAGCCAGGCAGAGATGGAGGAGATACAGAACCTGTCCCTCTCCTTCCAGAACGCGTCCGGTGGCCTGTTTTACCAGAACGTCTCCAACGGCACGGCGCCGGAGCGCGCGGAGGTTCCGCTGAGTTACCAGGTGTCCACGTCGGTGCTTATCGGCGCGCTCATCCTCTGCTCCGTCTTCGGGAACTCGTGCGTCGTGGCGGCCATCGCTCTGGAGAGGTCCCTGCAGAACGTGGCCAACTACCTGATCGGCTCCCTTGCCGTCACGGACCTCATGGTGTCGGTGCTGGTGCTGCCCATGGCGTGCCTGTACCAGGTGCTGGACAGGTGGACGCTCGGCCAGGTGACCTGCGATATCTTCATCTCTCTGGACATCCTGTGCTGCACCTCCTCCATCCTGCACCTATGCGCCATAGCGCTGGACAGGTACTGGGCCATCACCGACCCCATCGACTACATGAAGAAGCGCACGCTCAAGCGCGCGGCGGTGCTGATCGGCGTCACCTGGCTGGTGGgcttctccatctccatcccGCCCATGCTGATCATGAAGTCGCAGCCCAAGAGCAAAGCGGAGGACATCGCCAACCCGGAGGCGTGCATGATCAGCCACGACCCGTGGTACACCATCTACTCCACCTTCTGCGCCTTCTACATCCCGCTCATCCTCATGCTCGTGCTGTACGGGCGCATCTTCAAAGCAGCGCGCTTTCGCATCCGCAAGACGGTGAGGAAGTCCGAGAAGGTGAAGTGCCTCACCGTGTCCCCCGCGCTCTTCAAGAAGTCCAACGGCGAGCTGAAGAGCTGGAGGAGCAGCGTGGAGCCCAAGCCCATCGCAGACTGCTCCAACGGCGCGGCCAAGCGCCACGACGACGGCGAGTCTTTGGAGATCGTGGAGGAGGTGCAGCCGGGCGGCGCCAAGAGCAGCCTGCCGCTGCCCAACGCGCCCGGGCAGGTGCCCCTGTTCGAGAACAGGCACGAGAAGAACACTGAGGCCAAGAGGAAGCTCGCGCTGGCTCGGGAGCGCAAGACGGTGAAGACCCTGGGCATCATCATGGGCACCTTCATCCTCTGCTGGCTGCCGTTCTTCATCAAGGCGCTCGTGATGCCTTTCTGCCCCTCGTGCCAGATGCCCGTGTGGCTCATGGATGTGATCAACTGGCTGGGCTACTCCAACTCCCTCCTGAACCCCATCATCTACGCCTACTTCAACAAGGACTTCCAGAGCGCCTTTAAGAAGATTATCAAATGCCATTTCTGCAGACCCTGAACCCAATGCTGAGAGAGCTTTAGGTTGGGAAAGCGATGCTTTTGTGGGGCTACACTATCAgagaaaaactgaagaaaaaaaacccaATAAAAACAGCAGGTACTGTACAGGTACACACTTTTGGTCACCAACCATTCAGGTACTGAGGATCAGCTGAAACTGCAATATGGAATATAGTAGAGAAATGTCCTTTAACTAAAGGAAGAAGGGTACGTACCTCCCGCCAGAGACCGCAGTGAACACGGGGACTCCAGTTTTGTAccatttcttgttttatttatttatttatttgtttatttatttatttaaatgaccTCGCTGGAttgaaagagacacagagagataaagatatatattgatgatgatgatgatgataaaaacaAACcatagagagataaagatatattaatatgatgattatgatgatgatgatgatgctgctgatgataatgaaaacaaacaaatccATCAAACCTGTATGCAGTATAGCTACATTTTTAGGAGAAAGTACTGTACAGGTACATTTTTGGTcaccataaaataaatacagaaactcTGAAAGGTATTgcatagggctgcacaatatacaaaatatattaagagttattatttatattttaataatattaaaatatttaattaaattacatttatttaaatggtatacagaactagtcaaaagtttggacacacctcttcccattcaatgtgttttctggaatagttttctcagcatcttgaaggaaggagttcctggaggtgctgaacaacagttgctgctCTTCCTTCACACTTTCAGACCCTTTGTCCATTACAttgtgtattttcttatttttcttttatgttttgttgcaaataACACTAACTAAGACTAACTGATTAACTGttgttaatcagaatagactattaACGGGCCAATGAAAAGGTTTAtaagccaataaaacagtagcttagccccgcccactgcactgtaaaaaaaaaaaaaaaaaaaaaaacatcactagagccaaagaggcaaattaaaagTTCATTAATTTTTACTGATTGTatgtgatttttaatcacatttttatcatgtttattttagtgtttagggatggtttgtgaacaaaaaaggtcaatatcaaagctaaaataaaaatccaatccaaaagatgtaaaaaaagtcaattggatttaatgtttatatagattttatattaaaatattctaatagtATAAGAGTCTTTCTTTTGTGTGCATCGCAGACAGACAACAGCATTAATGTTTTCATCAttggcacataattcaggtctgaaagggttaaatggctttaaaattaatatacagtgtacaaaaatacattaaataaagaaataaagaaaaacattaaatgagggATTGTGtctaaatttttgactggtaatgtatgtaTCTGTTTTTGGACgataagtaattttttttcttgacatgatattaaacgatatattgtttaGCCCTAGTATGACGTTACTCCTCAGGTCAAACTACTGAGACactttaaaacagagaaagagacatatgTAGGGAATATAGTACAGATTTGTCCTTTAATTTCAAGAAACTGAAAACAGAAAGCATAACTTATATAAACCTCTTCAGAAACACAGTGACCACAGCCTTTTTTTCTGAGAGGATAAATGACTGAGCATCTCTCTCTCCCAGACCTTAGCCaatagaaagagatagaaaaagagatagaaagagaaaaggaagagagataaagagataaaatgaTGACGACGatgggaacaaacaaacaaaccatccATCCTGTATGCATGAAACAGTACAGCTCTGTTGGCCCGACTGCGTAAGAGGTCGTTatgtaacataaatatattatattatttctattttcAGAAAAACGGGTGTATAATACTGTGTATATGATACAGGATACAGAGCAACATGTGCCACTCATGTCTGTTTCACACATGAATGTGTTCATGCTGttaaataaactgtataaaaaagaCTTTAATCTGCTTTCTTTGCTCCTTCTTTGATCTTCATCTTTATAAGTCAGataaatatgataatattttattgtattcacAGTTTACTGCATTTTCTAAGCATATCAAGGATACCATTTCATGGTACATTTCATACAGTGTAATTAGTGCTATTTGactggatgatgtgcagcaaataattaacaaaaatcaCTGCACTGTACataaaatattacttaaatagcAAATGTTGAGAATTTTGCATGCAAAAAAAGCCTAATAACATTTGTGTatcatgaaaatgtttttaaatatgatacaatatttgTACCATAACACCCAGCTctatattgatttattaattactACTGCAACATTAATTTACTACTGCAACATTAatttactactgcaacaaaataattattttaaaaacatttaatttcgtatgaacatttttaaaaagtcagTAAAAAACTGACTGTTTAAACTTTTGTATTGTAAAAtgttattaacaataataataatgtgacaaaattaatgtagctatatatatatatatatatatatatatatatatatatatatatatatatatatatatatatatatatatatatatatcattctgCAGAACACTTGTGCAtttatataaactgcaaacaaaaaattCTACCAAAAATACCCTAAACTCTCCATCacatggtgttgccctcaggctcATTTCTTTTGGTTATTACACAGTTCTTAAtttgtttatgttattttttaaatatctgtctAATATAAGTGATTTATAAGTTAAAAAGTCACATGggacacgttttaacatttaaactaaatatttgaccaataaaaatatgtatatgtgcttAACTATGCAAAGAAatgatttatagatatatattttccaTTTTCCTGTACTCACTAAAGCAGCATTTTTATATTGTTGCCTCAAGACATCATTATGCTGTTTTTTATGGACAACATTTGTTATGGTAATAATTGAAGAACAGTGGTTATATTTTCTCTTCagatatttatttcattattttaaaaaagtatatcaTGTAGGTAGGTAGGActaattttgagacaaaaaacatgtatttcttAATTACAACATCGCCATGTCGTGACGTATTGCACTACAAGAGAATGTGATAAAGCACATACATTCTAGTGTATGAATTAATGAAGCATCCACAGGTTTATTTCTTAgatgtaatgttaaaaaaatatctgGCTAAAATTTAGGATGGTTATATGGAGGATAtcaattttcttatttatttcaaatttttcccattttctcccaatttagctaagccaatttTCCCCCATTCAGCTGCTGCTCAGCTGTATATTcctcatcactggtgatgccacaacaccaggagggtgaggactagcacacgcctccttcgacacatatgaagtcagactccgcctctttttgaactgctgctgatgtagcattggcgagtagcatcaaagcgctaacgcttggaggaaagcgcagcgactcggttctgatacatcagctcacagacgcagccttgtgctgatccacattaccctaggagtgatgaggggaaaaagcaccacctacacacccagagagagcaaggccaattgtgctctcccagggctcccgcagctgatggcaagctgcatgaccgggattcgaacaatCAGCAATCTCCAGATTAAAGTGGCAATGCTTAGTCCGCCAGACTACTCAGCGTACCTATATGGAGTATATTAAGGCTCATTTAgattacatatttttaaagcagcagtccttagtATTTAATCAGTAATTGTGATACCATCCCTGTGTGgacaaatatattaattctaaaaacaggaTGGACTGGTAGGTCCCAGgacatttttatttctataacAGCTTTggctggttacctgagcaaccacggtgctgctaatgatgctgatacaagagctactgcataCATAGAGATATCAGAACAGATAACTCAGTCTTTACCTGTTCATTTATGCATCATTAAAgcaaagaaatgcagaattagaactgaagagagctgacCAGGTAAAATAGAGCAGAATAAACTACTAactaaaatcaccagattaaTTTATTTTGGTAAGAAACTGCAccaaaatgcacattttaaaagtacttttagcaAGGTTGGTGCAAGTATACATTCTCAACAAAAACTACAGCCTGCCACTTTAACTAATGCTGTTTGCCAAATGCATTTGGAATctgaaatatttataaataattaaccttctttaaacaataataaaggaaaaacatcCAATTTCAGCTAATCTACAGCAAAATTCtcatatctgtatttatttattcagcgtCCTCAGATTCATTGGAACTCTGGATCTTCATCACTCGTCTTCCtgagattattttatttctaagcCTGGCGCAGGAACCGAGGccaaaaataataaaaggaaaataaaagcaCAATTTACTCACAGGACATTTGAGTTCATGACACAAACGCAGACTTTCTGACATTGCTTTTGGTTGTGAAACCCCATTTCAGTGTTGTTTTCCAGTGACGTCCCCCACAGCACAAAGCCAAGCCACAAGGGATGCAGAGCAGGGCGACAGTATATTTTGAGAACACACAGAAATGTTTAACCCCTTAATAAACTCTGAATTCAGTCTGCAGTTCGCACTGTTGTCCATGTACCCTGCACACCATATTACAAGTACTgattatcattaaaaagttatttatttcagtaattcagttcaaaatgtgaaattcaaatattatatagatgtattgaacacacagagtgatcttttctaagtgtttatctattttattgttgatgattatggtttacaaccaatgaaaacccagtaACAAAATCAGTATCAGAGAAACTTAGAATATTACATacaaccaattggtacttttggcagtgtgggcagtgtgccaagtcctgctggaaaatgaaatgcagtgttttcccacaaaatcttacagcacttcatgcttccctctgcagacaacttttatggagatgcagatttcattttccagcaggacttggcacactgcccacactgccaaaagaaccaattggtcttatataatattctaattttctgagacactgatttttgggtttttaattggctgtgagccataatcattaacaataaaataaatcaacttttaaaatagatcactctgtgtttaatacatcttgttacgtctccagtctctccttccacactcccgaactccatttcccatgaacccactggtgatgacgtcactgtcagccgctcaccttcacccaatcgcgtcacgctcccccgttcagactcacctgtgttctaagttgttccggttctatgttttgtatatatagggttctgttagcattggttccttgcgaggtattgtcgactcatgttgcgtactgagcgtttttccaaacccttttctgactgcctttttgttatgaccctttttcctgtattacggattttgccttttgtcttcgcccttatcggatttgttgtattatcggatTGTCTttctggcttcggatcttggactgtttcctgtactacgtcttctgtttatactgtgagttctgttcaatctgttatctggttgtgttatcctgtttacggctctgtaaataaaccagtctttaccttttattcggcaagcgtcacccctatctgtctggtgttacataatacctcgccaAAAGCTGTGATGGCCGAATTTAAGGATTTACAGCAGGCTGTTGATAACCAGAGGAGAATGCTcgggcagcatagccagctgttcgAGGGTCTAACTCTCTCTGTTAGCGCTCTCACCGCCCAGCAAACCGAGCAACACTCCCAGCTAGACCAGATAACCGCTAGCCTCCAGGGTATCTCAGCTCAGTTAGCCCAGCTGAGTGTAGCTACCCCGGCTAGCTTAGCTCCCGCTAGCCAGGCCCCGGCTAGCTTAGCTTATCCAGCTCCGGCAGCAACTGTTTTTTCTGTGAGTAAACCGGACAAATATGACGGTTCTCCGAATCTGTGTAGGGGTTTTTTGCTCCAAATGTCGTTATATTTTGCCAACATGCCATCTACCACCGATAGAGTTCGTGTTTCGTTTTTTGTTTCGCGTTTGACCGGTaaagctttggactgggctactgctatctggcctaTGGTGGAGAGCGGCACCTATGAACGATTTCTGGgcgaatttcagcttgttttcgaTCATCCCCATCAAGGacaatctcagggagagttattGGTCCGTTTACACCAGGGAAATCGCCCTGTAGCAGATTACGCGCTGGATTTCCGTACGCTAGCGGCGGGTAGCGGATGGAATGAGCCAGCTCTGCGTGTCATGTTCCGTAATGGTTTACGGTCGGACATTTTAGCTGAGTTAGCCTGCAAGGATGATGGTCTTCCCCTAAATGACTTGATTTCTCTGGCTATAAGACTGGATCAGCTTAAACGAAATTCGTCAGCAGATCATAAGAATACTGCTACAGCTGCTCACCTGGATACTCCTCGCTCTGCCGGATTTACTCCTCGGTTCTCCACCTCACGTCGCCCAGCTGCCTCTTCATCGACCCGTGAGGAGCCCATGCAAGTCGACACTACTCGATTGTCAAGAGAGGAACGACAACGACGCATTCAGGCTGGATTATGTCTATATTGTGGTGGAACTGGACATATGCTCCGTAATTGTCAGATTCGGCCCCCCCGAGTATTGAATAATAACTATAACACTTTTGGCTTGTCCCGCGGTGGGCAATCccatggtttccatggcaacccggaccgtccatacgaGCCACCTGCTGAatactcgggaaagcgtgtggaatcttctccacacgctaaaggggtaagcGGTCACTGCTCTGACATGATTTCCAAATCTATTTTCATTTCTGTTGTTCTGCTCTGCCAGTCAGTTTCTCCTTCTGTGTTTCCAGCACTAATAGACTCCGGTGCCGAGGGCAACTTTATTAATGAGCAGCTGGTTCTACAACTCCAGATTCCAGTAGAACCCTTGGATAAGCCTGTGAAAATGTCTGCGGTGGATGGGACACCAATTGGACAGGGGACCATCTCCCACACCACCGTTCCTGTCAAGATGAACGTCAGTGCCCTGCACTCTGAGGAAATCAGGTTCTTTGTACTAACAGACACAgactattttgttattttgggtcTCCCATGGTTGAGAAAACACAACCCTTTTATTTCCtggttaaataatgaaataatgtctTGGTCTCCCTATTGTCATGAAAATTGTATCACTATTCCTAAATTGAAGGTCCAATCTACAACAGTAGAAAGTCCTGAGCCTGAGTCACTTGCACATATCCCTCAAGAATATTCTGATCTTCGTGAAGTTTTCAGTAAACTTCGGGCTACTCAACTTCCACCACACCGCCCCTATGACTGTGCCATTGATCTCATAGATAATCAAATACCTCCTAGATCTCACATCTATCCTCTAACTCAGACTGAGGAACTTGCCATGGAAGAGTATGTGCAGGAGTCTCTGGCTCAGGGTTTTATCCGTCACTCTACTTCTCCTGTTGCTGcttcattcttttttgtaaaaaagaaagacGGTGGTCTCCGACCATGTATCGACTATAGACAGCTAAACGCAGTTACTAAAACCTACCTGTATCCTCTTCCTCTTGTACCCGTAGCTTTAGAACAATTACGAGGGGCCTCTGTCTTCACCAAACTTgatctccgtagtgcttataaTCTTGTAAGAATCAAAGAAGGAGATGAGTGGAAAACCGCCTTTTccaccactagggggcactacgAGTACTTGGTTATGCCGTTTGGCCTTAAAAATGCCCCCTCTGTCTTCCAATCTTTTATAAATGATGTTTTACGTGACATGTTAGGAAAATTTGTTATTGCATTTATGGATGACATTCTCATATACACATCTGATTTGCCCACACATATTCTCCAGGTACGTGCTGTACTATCCCGTCTGCTCGAAAATCAGCTTTTTATCAAGGCAGAGAAATGTGCTTTTCATCTCTCCACTGTCTCTTTTCTGGGATATGTTATAAGTTCTAAGGGGGTTGCTATGGACACTACCAAGGTCCAGGCTGTAGTAGACTGGCCACGTCCCAAGTCTGTGAAGGAATTACAAAGATTTTTGGGTTTCGCAAATTTTTATAGACGTTTCATTCGTAATTATAGTTCTGTTGCAGCTCCACTCACCAATCTGCTACGACATAAAACTAAAACTCTGGTTTGGTCTGAGCAAGCAACTGATGCTTTTGCTACCCTTAAAGGGAAATTCACTTCTGCTCCCCTGCTAA comes from Astyanax mexicanus isolate ESR-SI-001 chromosome 17, AstMex3_surface, whole genome shotgun sequence and encodes:
- the htr1ab gene encoding 5-hydroxytryptamine (serotonin) receptor 1A b, coding for MEEIQNLSLSFQNASGGLFYQNVSNGTAPERAEVPLSYQVSTSVLIGALILCSVFGNSCVVAAIALERSLQNVANYLIGSLAVTDLMVSVLVLPMACLYQVLDRWTLGQVTCDIFISLDILCCTSSILHLCAIALDRYWAITDPIDYMKKRTLKRAAVLIGVTWLVGFSISIPPMLIMKSQPKSKAEDIANPEACMISHDPWYTIYSTFCAFYIPLILMLVLYGRIFKAARFRIRKTVRKSEKVKCLTVSPALFKKSNGELKSWRSSVEPKPIADCSNGAAKRHDDGESLEIVEEVQPGGAKSSLPLPNAPGQVPLFENRHEKNTEAKRKLALARERKTVKTLGIIMGTFILCWLPFFIKALVMPFCPSCQMPVWLMDVINWLGYSNSLLNPIIYAYFNKDFQSAFKKIIKCHFCRP